The Kogia breviceps isolate mKogBre1 chromosome 19, mKogBre1 haplotype 1, whole genome shotgun sequence genome contains the following window.
GACTCCTAGAGACTCCTGAATCTCGGGCATTACCTGTACTTTTGTAACATCCAGAATCTTGAGAAGGGTGTGGGCTATTATGGAGGCCAGTTTTTTTGGAGACCTCTTGACTTTTATAGCGTACAGTCTCTTGATTTCGTTCTAGATTCCTACAGACTCCAGAATCATGCATAAAGCCTGAGCTTCTCTGAATGTCAGAAGTTTGGAGAAATGGTGTGTTCTTGTGGAGACCAGAGGGTTGGGTGAGATATGGACCTTTAAAGGAACGTCCAACTCGAGTAGAACCTAAGCTCTTCCGGGAGCCAGAATCTTGGGTACTGACTGGATTCTTCTGAAGGTCAGAGTCTTGGGAAAGGCTTGGATTCTTGCAGACATAAGGGTCTTGGGTAAGGCCTGGAAGCTTGTGGAGGCCTGGATCTTGAGCAAGGCCTGGGTTCTTGGGGAGGCCTGGATTTAGGGTAAGGCCTCGGTTTCTGGAAACTCTACAGTCTTTTGAAGGGCCTGGGGTCCTTTGGAGGACAGAGCCTTGGTTGAGGCCTAGACTCTCATGAAGTTCAGGGGGTTGGGGCTGGTTTGGGGTTTGGGAAGTAGTGGATAACTGGGGAGGGATGGGGTCCTGGGAAGAGAGGACAGACTGAGGAGACTTGGAggttgggggaagggtggggggttGTATTAAGGTGGAGGGCTTCTGGTGGTTTCTGTGCTGATGAAGGACAAAGGATCTGGGAGAaacaagaggcagagaaagagtgCATGGTGGAGGCATGGTGCATGGTGAGCTCTGGGCACTGGTTGGAGAATGGAAGCAAGGTTGAGAAGGTGCAGCATCCTTCGAGCACACCAGGAATTTGGGGGAGACTGGAGTCTGAGGGTCCGTGTTTCTCTTCTCAGAACTGCAAGGATGGAAGCTGTGGTAAGGGAAGGTCTTGGGCTGTACAAATTTGTCTTTGGCATCGTTTGAGATCTTCCATTCCATATTCCCTGACTCCAGGTAACCCGGTATGGATCCTGTGGAGGGCTTGGCACTGTCCCCACTACATTGCTTCAGTGTTTGCTCAGCTGTACCAGAGGTCACCGGACCATGCCCCTCTTGGGGCCTGGAGAAGGTACCCAAGTCCTTTCTGGAATACCCAGAGTTCTGAAGGGGACACACATGGCCGGAGGAGAGGCCTTGGCTGAAGGCAGACAAGGTAGAGGGAATAGAATCTAGGatgggggtaggggtggtggAAGGGACTGGAGCGGTCGTCAAGGCCATGACCGGCGCTGGGACAGAGGTTGTGGCAGAAATCGGGACAGGGGCTGGTGTAGGGGCTAGGGCAGGGGTAGTAGCAGGGTCAGAAGTTGGGGGAGGGGCCAGAGCGTTGGCATGGGTATCGGCCGGATGAGCATGGGTCAGGGTGCAGACAGAAGTGTGGCCCAGGGACTGGGCCGAGGCATGTGAGGGGGCCTGGGCTTGGGCCTGGGCTGGGGTATGGGCTGAGGTATGCTCAGGGCCGTGGAcctgggcagggctgtgctcaggGGTGAGCGCTGGGGAGGGGGTCTGGGCCTGGGGGGGTGTGTGCTTAGGGGGGTGGGCTGAGGAGAAGGTCTGGGGCTTGGCAGGAGCACGCACAGGGGGCTGAACGGGGGTGCGGAGCTGGGCCCTGGCTGGCGCCCGGTCTCGGTCATAGTCCAGCGTCTTAGTCTTGCTCTCTTGGGGCAGGCAGCGTGGAACCACGTCCACCTTGCTCATCCTGCGGAGCTTGGAAGATGTCTCTTGGCTCAAGTAAAAGGCGGCTTGGGACTTGAAGGCTGTGACCGGAGGGGCCGCCCCGGCTCCCACTACCCCCTCCTTCCGCAGTCCCCGTGGAGCTTCTGTGGAAGCCCCAGCCCGTCCACGCCGAGGTGGCATCCGGCAGCACTTAGAAGCCTTCTCGTCATTTGTGTCTGGCATCCAGGAGTCGAGGCGGTTTGGGTGCCCGAGCAGGAAGCTTGGGCGATGGCGGAAGCGGGAAGAAGCTCTTGAGCACAGGTTCTTGGGATCCGCGGAGTGGCGCATGCGCGTGCAACGGCCGCCTACACAGCTGGCTTGCTTGTCTGCGGGCAAGGGCGAGATGGGCCAGGGCCTGAGAATCAAGGCAGGGATAGAAGAGAGGGGACAGGCCCACATCCCCTGAGCCCACGCTGGCGCCCACTCACCTTTGGGGAAAACATGATGGAAAAGCGGCCGCAAGGAGCGCTTCAGATGCCTCCAGAGCTGagggaagcagggggagggggaggccggGAGCAGAGTGAGCCCTGCAATCCAACCCTTGTCtggccacagcccagcagccctcCCACCTCAGCCCGCTCAAGACCCCGGGGCTCCCCCAACCCCACTGCCCAGATCCTGCCCTGACCAGAGTCACCGTGTTGATGCCCACGTTGAGCAAGATGAAGCCGCCCAGGACCAGGAGAATTGagtctcccagctcctggcacctCGTGGAGTTGGTTTCAGACCACGGCTCGTCTTCGTAGAGGGCTCGCTCACCCATGGCTTGGGTTCCAGGCCTGCCTGGGCCCTCTGGCCTCCACATAGTCACTGGGAGCCGGACTCctcgggcaggggagggggagaaggactGCCTCATTATGGGGCAGGTGGTGGGGTCACaatgagggagggggaggaaaaggagggcCCAGGGTGGCATTGCCCGGTAACCAGGGTCAGGTGAGCTGAGCCTGGACAGTCAAACAGGGCCCGGAGGCCGGCACGTCTCCCCTTGAGCGGTCATCATTCGCTCACTGCCCCCCCGCTGACCCACTTGTTCAAATGACACATTCCACCTCTTGGCCCCTCCTGAGACTAGAAGGACGTTGGCCTCAGAGCCCTGGGGAAGGCCTGGCTGGAGTCCAGAGCCTCAGCCTTCTTCATGCCCTTCACTGGGCGCGGAGCTGGACCTGCCCAGATGTGGACCCTCCCAGTTCGGAAGCAGCTTCTTGTATGAGGCTCTCTGGGGACAGGGACAGCTGAGACACAGAGGAGGTGCCCAGAGACCAGTGGTTTGGAGTCTGCAGCTGCAGGTCTACTTAGTGCATGGGATAGGAGCAGGAGGGGCCTGCTGGCAGGACCGTGGCCGCTAAACCAAGGGGACCCTCAGGCCGAGAAGGGGACCCTGGCTTCTTAGTGCAGGAAGCCAAGGGCAGGGACCCAGGCTGGCCGAAAGAGTGGCGCTTCCAAGCCAAAGACCACCAATGTTTCCTGGACCCTGGCGCTCTTTATTCCGCTCTCCATgccctgccaccccccacccccgcccccacttGCTGCTGGTCAGTTCATTTTCCCAGTCTGGCTCCCGTGCAGAGAGGGCCTCGAGGCCGAGGTGAAAGGTAGCAGCGAGCTGGCCCGCGCTCGGCTCTCCTGCACTTGCCGCTTCAGCTCCAGGCTGTCATACACCTGGTAGTTGGCATTGCCCCCCGGGTTCCGGCTGAGTGGCATGAaggtgggtgggggtggagggtgctCGGTAGCCTGGATgtcgggcaggggctggggcgaGCGGAGGAGCAGCGCTGAGCTGGGAGCCGGGGCCCGCTGGTACGAGGCCTCGGCCAGCACTGTGAGGGAGGCGGAGGTGGTCGGCAGCATCTCGGCCCATTCGGCCTCCCGGCGCCGTTCCTTGTGGGGATCCCGGGAGTAGTTCAAGTGTCCCGTGGGGGGGTGGAGGCTCCGTCCGGGGGCCGGCGGGGAGCTGCACTGCCGGGCTTCGGGCAGGCAGCCCCGAGGCACCAGAGCGGATGGAGGCTCAGAGACCTCCACACCACGCCGCCGCCGATCCCAGGAGTCATACGGGAGCTGGCCCCTTGAGGGGTAAGTGCTTTGCCCCCCAGGGACCCACGAGGGGTTAGGGGGCAGCCGTCGGGGAGGTGGTGGAGACGAGGTCCACTGGTCAGCCCCCACATTGCCCCGGATGCGGGATGCTGAGCGGGGGGCCCCGAAACACCGCAGCCTTAGCTCGGACTTGGCCTCCACACGCTTGGGCACGCGGTGCAGCTCGGGTGGCAGGTAGACACAGGGTGGTGGCAGGCTGGCCAGGATCCCACCCTGGCGGCCCCAGAGGCCCACGTTGGAGGGCAGGCCCATCCGCTGGTTGAGCCCTCCCCAGCACCCCCGCCGGTACTTGGGCTGTGGGAAGGAAAGgtcatcctcctcctccaggtaGGAGTCCGGGTCCTCCCGATCAAAGGAGGGCATCGGCCGCAGCTGTGACATCCTGTGGCTGCGATGCGGCCTACGGGAGCCTGAGAGGCTGTAGGGGAATTGTCTGCAGTTCTCCGGCCTCTGCTGGTGGCTGCTGCGGCTGTGGCTACGGTCGTGGAGATGATGgtaggaggacgaggaggagcaAGTGGGCCGGGCCATTTTCACTTCCACAGGGTCCAGGCTGCAGTGGATGTGGACGTCTCGGGCCTCGGCTGGAGGATATTTGGAGGAACTTTCAGGAGCCTGCGAGATCTCGTCTGGGGGAGGTGAGAGTCCGTGAGGGCAGGGCAACTGTCAGAAGAGTTCAGGGTTGGGAACCTGGGGGACTGGGTTTCTAGGGTCCTGGGAATGGCGGGGTCGGGGTGCCCCCTACCTGTCTTCCGTACTTACTTTTCTGATTAATCCAACAGATGATCTTGTCTAAGGCATTCTGGAGCCCATGCCatatctggggggggggggggcgggggcggtgaaaaTGAAGGCCAGGCTCtctaccctcacccccacccccgagcCAAGACCGTTCCTGCAGACGGAGGTGCAGGCTGCAGCTGGTTCCCACCCTCAGCCCACTTCACCCCTACTGGTGGTCCCCGAGCACCGCTGACCATAGTTGCCGTGTTGACGCCAATGTTGACAAGGATGACAAGGCCCAGCAGCAGGAGTAGGAAGTCCTCCACATTCTGGGTACTTTCTTGGTATTGATGGCAGCACCCCAGGTTGTCATACCAGAGCTGGTCTTCCATGGTGCGGGGGGTCCTAGGGCCACCTGGGCCGTGGGCcaccgccgccgcccccccccgcaCCGGCCCTGACCCACACTGCACTCATGCCAGGACCTGGGGACACCCACCAGCAGGTGAGCGAGCATGGTCATAATGAGGCACGTCGCAGGGAGTCACAATGCGGAGGTGGCCAATCTTTCATCCACTCAGCTGGCCCTTTATGTGGCCATCTCTGCCCTCGGCTCCCACTACATGGAGCCTAGTCCCCAGAGGTCAGTCTGTCCTTCTGTCTCCAGGGGGCCTTGCTTAACTTGATTTGCAAACATGGTTGCTACAGATGAGAGACAGTCTTCACAGGGCCTGAATCATGCATAAAGGGTTTCCTCCATTTCATTGTTCGAGACATTTATGGCAGCTTATGTAGCCTGTTGGGATTCCCCACCCACGCCTGCTTGGGGCCGGCAGCGAGGGTGACCAGGTGCATGAGTGACAGTGAGAGTCCCCTCTGGGGTCACCCCACTGCACCATCCCCTCCTTGTCCTGCCCATTTCCCTGTCATAACCCCTCTAGCACCCACCGTACCCACCCCTTCCTGGCCAGGGCTTGCAGCCTTAGGTGTTGGCGGTCACTGAGCCCACTGGCCCCTTCGCTTGAGAGCGAGGGTTTGCCGCCTTTGCCAGAGACCACCCCCAACCATGGTCTCCTTCCTAACCAACTGCCCTCCCACCGAGCCAACCCTCCGAGTTGAAAAAGGGTTAGCTGCTGTCTTAAGAAAACCACGTGAAATTCACAAAGCACAAAATAGGTGTAATTGTTGATATGACAAAAGGAATCTACTATTATAAACCGGGTTCGTTGCTGGGGTCTGTGAAAGTGGTACCAGGGGAACCTCAAGTCACTGTGTTTGCACAATGAACATCTCAACAGATATAGAGGAACAGGGAATTCCcgggaggtccagtggttaggactccgcgctttcattgctgagggccccggttcaatccctggtcggggaactaagatcctgcaaatcacactgcatggccaaaaagaaaaagaaagaaagaaagagatagaaaCAGCCAGCGGGCATTTTCCATCAAGACTCCAAACacgtagcaggtgctcaatacagACCCATTTAATGGAATCAGCTTAAAATGATCGATAATGTTAGTCAAAGGAAAATGAACAGAGAAGCAGGGTGATGCATAAAAGGCCTATGTGCTGACTTTCCAGGAACCCACCTGGCGTGGAAGGTGAGGTCGAGTCCCTTCGACCCGGCTCCTTGTTCCCGAgttgtgtgcgtgcgtgtgatCCCAACCGTCTAGAAGTAGGTGGGGCCTGGCTTTCCCTGCTGTCCAGCGGATGCAATATTCTGATGAGTTCACATGGGAagctggggaaggtggggggagacTCTGATGGGCCAGGCTGAGTCAGTAGCAATGGGAGTCCGCCTGTGGGAGCAGGGGGACGGAGCGCCTGAGGCCATGAAGTTGATCCTCGGTGTCCGTGCGACCATGAATAAAGTCACTTgacgtctctgagcctcagtctcctcatctgtgacgTGCAAGTGCTAATCAGAGGAGTGAGGTCACAGAGGGCTGTCTGGAGGCAGCCCTTGAGAGTGTCCTCAATATTTTATCCTCCGCTCCAAGCCGCCTCGAGTGTACAGGAGCTTCGGGTTCTGACTGGGGAACCGTGAGGGCCTGGGGACCCTCACTCTCAGCCATCCCTCCCCAAAGAAACCAGGGCTTCAGAGGGGCCACGCCTCACCTGTAGTTGCAGCCTAAACCTGGGCTCTGGTAGGAGCCGGACCTCTAAGAGACTGAGGCCATGGGGATGAGGGTCTCCACTCAAGTGCAGTACTGCCTGGGGATCTGGAATGggatttggggggcttccctgggcacTAAAGAACAGAGTagggggcaggtgggagcctTGGAACCAAGAAGGGCCCGGGAAAGGGCTGAGGACAGGGCCTGGGGAGGCCAAGAGCTTGGTGAGGGTCCTCAGGGCTCTCTAGGCCCTGTTGCCAGGGAGATCATCATTTCCTTAGAACCAGGCTCCTGGGTGCTGTGCGGGCCCTGGCACCCCCCCACACCACCACAAACCAcctcctctcttctttttattgttcTCCCAGTCACTTCTCTGTCAGGGAACGGTATACCCAGGCCTTTCCCGTCTCCTCAGCCGTGCTGGATCCAGAGACCGGGGGGTAACTGTGGTACAGGGTCTCCACCTCCCTGGTCAGCTTCCGCAGCAGCCGCCTCACGTCTCTGGCATTATAGGCTACGCGCCCAGAGGCGTGGCGCCGGGGCATGTCTGGGACGTGGGCCGGGCCCAGGACGGGTGGCTGGGCTGGCGAGCACTGCTCCTGTTCTGCCTGGGGCCCCCCTCCGCCGTTCCTGTGGCTCAGGGCCTGAGCGCTGTGGGGCGGAGGGTTCACAGGGTACACGTAGGCCTCCAGGCCCAGCTCTGACTGCATCTCTCTTGTGAGCGGCCTTGCCTCTGCGGTTTGCTGGAAGCGGATGGTCTGGGTCGGTGGCTCCACAGCATCCTGGGCCCAGGAAGTCCAGAACCTCTGGGTGGACTGAAAGCCTTCCCAGTCCTTGGGGCAATTCCAGTTGTGGGAGCAGATTGTTGTGTGCTGACGTGGGGGCTTCTCGTCCTCGCTGTCAGTGTCAGGGGCCCAGGCTACGGGGCGGTGGGCGCGGCGTGTTGAAGAGCCTCCGTGGCGACGGCGGCGAGTGGGTGGGGAGGACACGATCATCTTCACAGGGTCCATGGTGCACCGGAGGTGGCCTGCAGGGGAGCTCTGCTTTGGGGGCTGGGTCTGCTTCCCAGGTGAGCATACCTTAGAAGCGTCTGTGGATCGGGGGACAGGTGAGAGGCCGGTGGGGAGCCTGGCTCCTCCAGGGATGCAGAGGCGGGGTGCAGGAAGAGGAGGTGCACAGTTACGGTGTCTGAGCAGGGAGAGCGGGAGGGGAAGGGGCCCGCTTCAGGTCAGGGCTAGAACACCTGGCTGCTGCCTTCCCTATTCCCCGACCTTCCCATCCTCCACTTACCTTTCTCACAAATCACACGAAACACCTGGTGTAAGAAGCCACGGAGCCTGCACCAGAGCTAGGTGGGGAAAGACACAGTGACCCCAGGCAGGCCCCGGCCACCCGGCCTGCCCCCCAGCCACCCTGCCAGCACCCTCCCACCTGGCCCCACCCTGACCAGTGTCACCACGTTGATGCCAATGTTAACGCAGATGATGAGACCCAGCAGCAACAGGATGGAGTTGCCCAGGTCCTGGCAGCTGTTGCTGCCGGGGCTGTGATACAAGGCCGACCCGGGCCGGGGACACTCAGCCGTGGCCATGGGGGTCCCTAGGCCCCCAGGCCACCGTGCCCACAGTACCACTGGCCGCCTTCCTGTCGCAGAGGCTCCTGGGGGTAAGCGGGTCACAATGATGTGGGGCTCTGCCTCATAATGTGCCAAGAGGGAGAGCCCCGGGCCTGTGTTTGACCCTCCAGCCTGGGCCAGGGCTTAGCAGAGGCGAAACCCTTCTTCGCCTTGTATGTCTCTCCTGTAGCCAGCCACCTGCAGCAGCCCACAGGCCCTCTGCCTGTCTGGTGTCTGTCCCCATCAGCCCCTGCCTGGTCCTCTACGCCAGGCTCTGACCTCTGCACGGACACCGGTCCCGATCTTAACTCCCCAAACGGCCCCATTACCAGTGACCACCTCACCCCAGCACCCACTCCCCCCTTCTCTCTGACCTCAGAGCTGTTCACTGGAAAGGGCTGTGGGCTCggaccccctcctcctccctcacttcGCCAAGGTGTGTTTCTCGAGAGCCCCACCCCCTACCTCCCAACGTAACAGCAGGCAAAACCAACAGTTAAActtttatatttacaatattCTCTTCATCTTTTGCCAGGTTTAAAAATGTGTACAGAGCCGCAAAGGGTTGGGGTGGGGACATGGGATTGTCAAGGAATTGTTCTGGGGACAGGGGCTGGGCATTGGAGTCCGTGGCTGAATCATGGGgtcccccagcccccctcccatGCCCCAGTTTGGGGGGCATCTGTCTACAGGGTTCAGGGCCCAGGTCCCTAGCATTTAGAAGGCAGGGCTGTTTGGAAAGGAGCTAGACCaggcaggggaaggggtgggtgggaaAAGAACTAAGTTTCCATGGGTGGAGGCGGGGGCAGAAGGGGCGTCAGGAGGCAAAGTTCCGGGGAGCCAAGAGCAGGGATTCTGGATTTGGGTGTCAGTGGAAGACAGCACTCCACCCCCTGTTCAAATTTGGCACCAATGAACCCACAAAATGCCAGCAGACGAGGAAGGACTGGCTCCTTCTCGGCTGATGTCCCTTGAAACCCTTCCCGACATTGTTCCTTTCCCCAGAGGCCCAAACCACTTCTCTCCGGGCAGTCACCTTACACGCATCCTTTGGAAGCAAATTCTCCCTGCTGGTGTCTGCCCAAGCGCCGTCCCCCACTGCCCTGTCTGTCTGTTCCTCAGCACAGCTGACCCCGTTCTCTCCCCCAGCCGGTCCGGGGAAGCTgctcccctgctctcctcccctcccccctccactgcTCCTTTCCTTCAGCCCCGGCGGCCCAGGGGAGAGGGGGCAGGTCAAAGGAGGGGGTGGGCAGCTGAGGGGAGAAGCTGGCTTGAGACCGGGAAGGGATGGCGTCAGAGGGGGACGGCGATGGGGGCAGGGAAAAcgggggcagagagggagaggtgaGACGTGGCGAGAGCGACGCAGGAGGGACCCCTCTAGCTgccacctccccctctcctgtaTCCTACCTGCCCTGGCCCAGGACTGAGGAATCCTTGGCacgttttttttggggggggggtcttcgCCCCTCAAACCCACCTCACCAGTTTGGCACGGATGAGCGAGATGGTCTGAGGACTGAGGGAAGAAGGGCTGCTGCCCTCAGACCTCGGTGAGGCCTTTGGTCAAACATGCACGGCCTCTGTGGGTGGCAGGTGCCAcgcaagccccccccccccccccgaactCTAGGGGAAGGAAGGGCAGAGCTTAGGGTCTGTTCATCTCCTCAGGGTTTGTCCCTCCCCCTCAGCTTCTGTCAATTTGAAGTCCTTTCACACCTGCTGTGTGAGAAGTTAAGTGCTGGGCCTGAGGCCCTAAGATGCGGGGGGGAAGTGCTGGAGAGAAAGGGGCCGTCTGCATgggaaaacatacatccacatgCAAGAACATGTTTCCACTCAGAAATGCATCCTGGACCCAGGGGAAGACAAGCTCCCAGGCAGCACAGGGGTGCAGGATCTCCTCCCTTCCCCGCGGCAGGGAATGGTGTGTCTGTCCTCCGTGGAAGGCGAGGCCTGCCCGGGGAGACCGTGCTTCACCTCACGTGTGCCACGGGGGATACACATGCTTCGCTGGGGcgggagggctgggggcagggcgggggggggggggctgtgatTTCCTCGCTCCTTCCCAGGCACCACCCTGCGTCGTCCGGTGGCCAAGGGTCGCTGTTTGTGAACACACCACTTCCAGGGTCtccagggtggggggaggagggaggaggtgggagaaggcatGAGGGAAGAGGATTCTGGGGCACAAATGCCCGCAGAAATTCTTTGAGGGAGCCAACATGTGTCCAGGgcggcaaaaaaaaaacctcaccctGCACATGGGAAAACACACCCCCTCGTGAGAAAGCACACCTCCACGTGGGAAAATACTTCCACGTCTCCACAACACCGAAGACGGGTGTCCAGACGACGGAGGGGGAAAAAACACCCCCCCCAGTTGTTCAAAGGCCCAGGTCCGGAGAAGAGAACGGGCCCCTCCGCGCGGGAGAAGCGCACACATCCCGGCGAGGAAACCCATGTCCACCTAAAGCTCCTCGACGTGTGACAGCTCCACACGACAAGAGCCTGTTGCCAAGTCCTCCTCCCTGCCTTCTGAGCGGGCCGGGAGGGCCGGGGAGGGGGGCCTCCCCGAGCCGCCCCCTATACCCGAGtggtggagtgggggtgggggagcgtgTTGTTGTGGCTGGTAGcggtggggggcggtggggggaagggcccaaagggatggagggaggggggcggcgggggagggggtggcccCAGGCCGCTGGGCAGCAGGGTCAGGGCCCCGGGGGCCAAGAGAGGCACATCGTCCGGCGCGCGGCGCAGGGCCAGGGTGTAGTCGGGCGGGCAGGCGGGGCGCAGGGCCTCCGCAGGGTCCGCCCCGACGCCACCGCCCCGCTTCAGCTGCAGCGACACCAGCTCCTCCTCGGGTGGCAGCTCACGGCCGGCCGCAGGGAGCAGGGGGCCCCCGCCGGGCACGCCGGAGCCCGAGCCGCCGGGGGGGCTGAGCCGCCTGCACCGCAGCTCCTGCCGCCGGTCCCGCTTGTAGTAGAGGGCAGCGAAGGCGAGGATgttgaggaagaggagggaggcgCCCACGGCCACGGTGACGCTGAGCTCCGTGGAGTAGTCTCGGGAGTCCCCGGGGAAGCGGTCATAGGCCCGGGGGCCCGGCTCGGGCTCGGGCTCGGGCGGCAGGGTGGCCGGAGGCGGCGGGCGGCGAGTGCCCGGGGCGCCAGGGGGCGGGCGCGGCGGCCAGCGCGTGGCGTAGGGAGGGAGGCGCGTGGTGGTGGTGAAGAGCTCCGTGTGCAGGTTGTGCAGGTGCGGCACGAGCTCCAGCCAGAAGGCCACCTTGTTGGCGCGGTAGTTGTCGCGCACGCGCGGCTTCAGGCCGATGTGCAGGTACTGCTTCTCCTTGCTGTTGAACTTGCTCCACACCACCTCCTCGAAGCGGTTGGGCTTGGTGTGGATGAACTTGGTGTCCTGTGGCACCGGCTGGTTGGGGTCGCTGTGGACACAggggggcagggaaaggaggagTAAGGGTGAGGCTCCCAtgaaaggcgggggtgggggcgtgcTATGGGAGGAATGGGGAGAGAGACGGACGGACAGAGATGCAGAGAGCTGGGGAGacgggaagagagacagagacggaTACGAAGAGACAGAGAAGCTGCCAGAGACGGACGGACAGACAGACAAATAGGGATGAAGCCAGACTGCCAGAGACAGTCTGAGATGAGGACAGAGGGGCAGAAAGGGCAGAGACAGACCACCAGTGACAGAGGCAGAGTCTGAGACTGAATGAGATAGAAACAtatggaaagggcttccctggtggcgcagtggttgagagtctgcctgccgatgcaggggacacgggttcgagccctgatctgggaagatcccacatgccgcggagcaactgggcccgtgagccacaactactgagcctgcgcgtctgagtctgtgctccgcaacaagagatgccgcgatggtgagaaacccgtgcaccgcgatgaagagtggcccccgctcgccgcaactagagaaagccctcgcacagaaacgaagacccaacacagccaaaataaattaattaataaactcctacccccaacatctaaaaaaaaaaaaaaagaaagaaagaaagaaagaaatatatggaaacagagacacaaaagGACATGAGAGACAGCCAGGGGGAAACCAGCGAGTACAGAGTAACCAGATCAAAGCAAGCAGGGATATCAATGGATTGCaagagagagagccagagacAGCGATAGACAGACAGACCCAAACCCTCACACACACTCAGATACACAGATGAGAGCACTCGGACAGAGGGCCGAGCtctgggaggagaaggagagagctgGGTGggcaagggagggaaggagagacagaCACGGGGAGCCAAAGGCACCAAGTGAGCCCGCCCCCCAGAAAAGACAGGGACCTCTCTGTCCAACTCTTCTGAGTCTCCAACACACACAGAGGAGCTGTCTGGCAGGTGTCTGAGTCGAGAAGGCAAGAGTGCCTTGATGGAGGAATGATGGCCGtgtgaaggagagggagagaaggggctgAGGATGGAGGGGGGGTGTGCCCTGAGCTGCAGGGATGCCCGACCCGGCCCCTCTGGCCCTCACCCAGTCTTGGCGAAGTTGGTCCAGTAGGTCATGACCACGGCGCTGAGCATGACGTCATTCTTGGAGAAGTTGCAGGGGAAGAGGTCAGTGGCGCCCACCATGGGCACACCAAAGACGTAGGGGAGCTCGTCCCCATGCGCTGCGTCTGCCCACTCAGGCCGGCCCTCAGCCTGGCAGTGGTGGTAGAAGGTGTAGAAGTAGACAGGGGACTGGTAGTCGGCGTGCAACTTGGCGGTGGCCACAGCCGGCGCCACCCATTGGTGGTCGGTAAAGAGCGCCAGCAGGGTCTTGCGCCGCATCTCGCCATTGTCCCTGTCCGCCCAGTCCGTGTACATAAACTTGATGGTCTCCCGCAGCACATCCTTGCCCTCCGGG
Protein-coding sequences here:
- the NLGN2 gene encoding neuroligin-2 isoform X2, which translates into the protein MWLLALCLVGLAGAQRGGGGPGGGAPGGPGLGLGSLGEERFPVVNTAYGRVRGVRRELNNEILGPVVQFLGVPYATPPLGARRFQPPEAPASWPGVRNATTLPPACPQNLHGALPAIMLPVWFTDNLEAAATYVQNQSEDCLYLNLYVPTEDDIRDSGKKPVMLFLHGGSYMEGTGNMFDGSVLAAYGNVIVATLNYRLGVLGFLSTGDQAAKGNYGLLDQIQALRWLSENIAYFGGDPERITIFGSGAGASCVNLLILSHHSEGLFQKAIAQSGTAISSWSVNYQPLKYTRLLAAKVGCDREDSAEAVECLRRKPSRELVDQDVQPARYHIAFGPVVDGDVVPDDPEILMQQGEFLNYDMLIGVNQGEGLKFVEDSAESEDGVSASAFDFTVSNFVDNLYGYPEGKDVLRETIKFMYTDWADRDNGEMRRKTLLALFTDHQWVAPAVATAKLHADYQSPVYFYTFYHHCQAEGRPEWADAAHGDELPYVFGVPMVGATDLFPCNFSKNDVMLSAVVMTYWTNFAKTGDPNQPVPQDTKFIHTKPNRFEEVVWSKFNSKEKQYLHIGLKPRVRDNYRANKVAFWLELVPHLHNLHTELFTTTTRLPPYATRWPPRPPPGAPGTRRPPPPATLPPEPEPEPGPRAYDRFPGDSRDYSTELSVTVAVGASLLFLNILAFAALYYKRDRRQELRCRRLSPPGGSGSGVPGGGPLLPAAGRELPPEEELVSLQLKRGGGVGADPAEALRPACPPDYTLALRRAPDDVPLLAPGALTLLPSGLGPPPPPPPPSLHPFGPFPPPPPTATSHNNTLPHPHSTTRV